In a single window of the Pseudochaenichthys georgianus unplaced genomic scaffold, fPseGeo1.2 scaffold_804_arrow_ctg1, whole genome shotgun sequence genome:
- the scaf1 gene encoding splicing factor, arginine/serine-rich 19 gives MDLSPASGFKRRALASSSPSGDKEIAWSPTPCSPSLSPSSPSSHPSSPLSTSSSVCINLGYQSHVKGQTQGTEVAKVSSTSASLAKQSLSLTTPNTTSLESSTHASVQPGVDCEEEGKKMDMYDPFNEIEGVKGEEGEKYDPFDPTGSPESDPDGIAKVRGVKRNAERGDEEGEQKEEPPDSTYTLVDLQSPRPASRLPLRRRVDCSTAQAGEHRGSAESDHSEIEEGEIVGATDRNGNNKRPSTGEVTQLNSPSVSFFGSKPERILRVLDGDGFVSVCTESSWDVDMEPEDEPVVGVEDLRRKLVNRRKERYLSFPSPSPISPQSLPPPSNPPSSTPSPPLTLPVQQGIKNHSKSSKISKDHDQPKSKNRKAGDKEERRKKSRKDKEGCRERSKEKERGHKSGKEVKQRRSSRSSSRKRKKKTLSSPELSRSCSSSGRGRHTRHSFSSLSLEMDREKDKERDRGRERDRDRDGEQSQTTSQRRDERARDSNSKSKDRQRKRRQHSSSRERGVPKRSQPSGRDEERDGQHERERRLDGRPVVPPSIQDLTGPDLFAIKRTITVTTTTTTTTVPGSPRLGPASPGRPPQDSDKPHKRKKKRKWHSAGEMEEQGSCHSQSQSPPRYQSYESDHYSDKLEIDVLSLDGEALDSDYPYLEDTPPAALPPEQTIASPKTKTIPKTGRHHPKKKSYTLKKMAKSQSSSSNKTKSKCLSSLTVTTGPASTSSGLPSTKRARKVVKAKNRDKSSRKDLSHSGKSKKESGVSRKGKLQSKVSVLVREGVSSTTGASVGSGKLGMDLMGPGGTGGGTGSSAVGGSIAVVFCRDNESRSPFLKPCSEPLSRSKDMASMGKRSSLAAPPSSLSSPSGLKSKKTKASSITSTSSSASSPSSSLTTKRRRRLAKKTREKAGVLRLTAGDGSQTKALSEGWGGVSVDQSASGEGSKSVSPHTSQAGPLPCSSSSSSSTSVLPPSSPLPHTPPPSMAPLRDTRESSPDSQTVDSSCKTPDLSFLAEDCPSQTSPTLQASSPSRLPPPQGAGVSVALSAPTAKPPSLDDTPKLLASPPCSSSTASCGPTSISLSSADPSSSSVSSSSASKPHPPPPESSALPWSLQSGVDCTTGGVLALTALLFKMEEANIASRAKAQEFIQATSQILSQANQSQAQQLAPPSSSSHIPPPPSLPLHSGPSPAQFLLHSSKTPPPLLHPSMGGGCAQTPPFIMPGGLTGSFGDTDWDLESKDPDKYLKKLHTQERAVEEVKLAIKPYYQRKDINKDEYKDILRKAVHKICHSRTGEINPVKVSNLVKLYVQRYKYFRKHGRKMDEEEREDREPGAVH, from the exons ATGGACTTGAGTCCAGCATCAGGCTTCAAAAGGAGGGCCCTTGCTTCCTCTTCCCCGAGTGGAGATAAAGAGATTGCCTGGAGCCCTACTCCCTGCTCGCCATCCTTGTCTCCATCATCTCCTTCATCTCATCCGTCCTCTCCCTTATCTACATCGTCCTCTGTTTGCATTAACTTAGGTTATCAGAGCCATGTAAAAGGACAGACCCAAGGGACAGAAGTGGCCAAGGTGTCCTCCACTTCTGCCTCTCTAGCAAAGCAGTCCCTCTCCTTAACTACACCCAACACCACCTCCTTGGAATCCTCGACTCACGCTTCAGTGCAACCAGGTGTTGATTGTGAAGAAGAGGGCAAGAAAATGGACATGTATGATCCTTTCAATGAAATTGAGGGAGTGAAGGGGGAGGAaggggagaaatatgaccccttTGACCCCACTGGTTCCCCAGAATCAGACCCTGATGGAATTGCAAAAGTCAGGGGGGTGAAGAGAAATGCTGAGAGAGGTGATGAGGAAGGAGAGCAAAAGGAAGAACCTCCAGATTCCACTTATACCTTGGTGGACCTGCAAAGCCCCAGACCAGCCTCCCGACTCCCTCTCAGGAGGAGAGTGGACTGTAGCACCGCACAAGCTGGGGAGCATAGGGGGAGTGCTGAGTCTGATCACTCCGAGATAGAGGAGGGCGAGATCGTTGGAGCTACCGACAGGAATGGAAACAATAAAAGACCATCAACTGGAGAAGTTACCCAACTTAATTCTCCCAGTGTCTCCTTTTTTGGCTCAAAGCCAGAGCGCATCCTTCGGGTGCTGGACGGGGACGgctttgtgtctgtgtgcacaGAGAGCAGCTGGGATGTGGACATGGAGCCTGAGGACGAGCCTGTGGTAGGAGTGGAGGATCTTAGGAGGAAGCTGGTCAACAGGCGAAAGGAAAGATATCTATCTTTTCCTTCTCCTTCCCCTATCTCTCCTCAGTCACTGCCTCCTCCCTCGAATCCTCCATCTTCcactccctctccccctctcacaCTTCCGGTACAACAAGGCATCAAGAACCACAGCAAGTCCTCCAAGATTTCCAAGGACCACGACCAACCGAAAAGCAAGAATAGGAAGGCAGGGGACAAGgaggagagaagaaaaaagagtAGGAAGGACAAAGAGGGATGTCGGGAGAGGAGCAAAGAAAAGGAAAGAGGCCATAAGTCCGGGAAGGAGGTCAAACAAAGAAGGAGCAGCAGGAGCAGTAGCCggaagagaaagaaaaaaacgcTTAGCAGCCCAGAGCTCTCAAGGTCCTGCAGCTCTTCGGGAAGGGGGAGGCACACCAGACACTCCTTTTCAAGCCTATCTCTAGAAATGGACAGAGAAAAAGataaagagagagatagaggaagagagagagacagggatcGAGACGGAGAGCAAAGTCAGACCACTAGCCAAAGAAGAGATGAGAGAGCTAGAGATTCTAACTCCAAAAGtaaagacagacagagaaaaagAAGACAGCACTCAAGCAGCCGAGAGCGAGGCGTTCCAAAGAGGTCTCAACCAAGCGGGAGGGACGAAGAGAGGGACGGACAGCACGAGAGGGAGCGGCGTCTGGACGGTCGTCCTGTTGTTCCGCCCTCGATCCAAGACCTCACTGGGCCTGACCTCTTTGCCATCAAGAGAACCATCACAGTCACCACCACCACAACCACCACCACAGTACCTGGCTCCCCACGACTGGGCCCGGCCTCTCCCGGTCGGCCCCCACAGGACTCTGACAAGCCCCacaagaggaagaagaagaggaagtgGCACTCAGCGGGGGAGATGGAGGAGCAGGGAAGTTGTCACAGCCAATCACAATCACCACCAAGGTATCAGAGCTACGAGTCAGACCACTACTCAGATAAATTGGAGATTGATGTGTTGTCTTTGGATGGAGAGGCTTTGGACTCAGACTACCCATATCTGGAGGATACACCCCCTGCTGCCCTGCCCCCGGAACAAACTATTGCCAGCCCCAAAACTAAAACTATCCCCAAGACTGGGCGACATCACCCGAAAAAGAAATcgtatacattaaaaaaaatggccAAATCTCAATCCTCCTCTTCCAATAAAACCAAAAGTAAATGCCTCTCTTCACTGACGGTCACTACAGGCCCTGCCTCCACCTCATCTGGCCTGCCCTCAACGAAGAGAGCCAGGAAGGTGGTGAAGGCAAAAAACCGGGACAAAAGCAGCAGAAAAGATTTGTCTCACTCTGGAAAATCAAAGAAAGAAAGTGGAGTTAGTCGGAAAGGCAAGCTTCAGTCCAAAGTGTCTGTGCTAGTGCGTGAGGGTGTGAGCAGCACCACAGGGGCTTCAGTGGGCTCTGGAAAGCTTGGCATGGATCTCATGGGGCCAGGAGGAACAGGAGGGGGGACCGGGAGCTCTGCGGTGGGTGGCTCAATTGCAGTAGTATTCTGCAGGGACAACGAGAGCAGGTCTCCGTTCCTCAAACCGTGCTCGGAGCCCCTATCACGCAGTAAAGATATGGCCAGTATGGGGAAGCGCAGCAGCCTTGCTGCACCACCATCCTCATTGTCCAGTCCTTCAGGACTGAAGTCCAAGAAAACTAAAGCCAGCTCCATCacatccacctcctcctccgcctcctcccCCTCATCATCTCTGACAACTAAGCGCCGTCGTCGCCTGGCCAAGAAGACAAGAGAGAAAGCTGGCGTTTTAAGGCTGACTGCTGGAGACGGAAGCCAAACCAAAGCCCTATCTGAAGGCTGGGGGGGGGTCTCTGTAGATCAGTCAGCCAGTGGGGAGGGTAGCAAGTCAGTCAGTCCACATACTAGCCAAGCTGGCCCTTTACCatgttcttcctcttcttcctcttctacCAGTGTGCTCCcaccctcctcccccctcccgCACACGCCTCCCCCCTCCATGGCTCCTCTACGGGACACCAGGGAGTCTTCCCCAGACTCTCAGACTGTGGACAGCAGCTGTAAAACCCCAGACCTTTCTTTCCTAGCTGAAGACTGTCCATCTCAAACAAGCCCCACGCTCCAGGCATCCAGTCCTTCAcgcctgccccccccccagggAGCAGGTGTCAGCGTTGCCTTGTCTGCACCCACTGCCAAACCCCCTTCCCTCGATGATACACCCAAACTCCTGGCCTCCCCTCCTTGCTCATCCTCTACAGCAAGCTGTGGTCCGACTTCCATTTCTCTGTCCTCGGCagacccctcctcctcctctgtgtcTTCCTCATCTGCAAGTAAGCCTCACCCCCCCCCTCCAGAATCGTCTGCCCTCCCCTGGAGTCTGCAGAGCGGAGTAGACTGTACCACTGGAGGAGTCCTAGCAT TGACGGCTCTGCTCTTCAAAATGGAGGAGGCCAATATCGCCAGCAGAGCGAAAGCTCAAGAGTTCATCCAAGCAACAAGCCAG ATCCTCTCGCAGGCCAATCAGAGCCAGGCCCAGCAGCTGGCTCCTCCCTCCTCATCCTCACacatcccccctcctccctctctaCCCCTCCATTCTGGTCCGAGTCCAGCCCAGTTCCTCCTCCACAGCTCCAAAACTCCCCCCCCTCTCCTTCACCCCTCCATGGGTGGTGGGTGTGCACAGACCCCGCCCTTCATCATGCCTGGGGGCCTCACTGGGAGCTTTGGAGACACAGACTGGGACCTTGAGAGTAAAGACCCTGATAAG TACCTGAAGAAGCTGCATACCCAGGAGCGCGCCGTGGAGGAAGTGAAGCTGGCCATCAAACCGTACTATCAGCGCAAAGACATCAACAAGGACGAATACAAAGACATCCTCAGGAAAGCAGTGCATAAG ATTTGTCACAGCCGCACCGGGGAAATCAACCCTGTCAAAGTCAGCAACCTCGTGAAGCTGTACGTCCAGCGCTACAAATACTTCCGGAAACATGGACGCAAAATGgacgaggaagagagagaggacagGGAGCCAGGAGCAGTGCATTGA